The window TGTATCCTGGAAGTTGGCGTAGCAAGTGAATCAACTCTGAATTCAAACAACGAATAGGTTGCTGTATCGGGAGGTGCAACTTGTGGATTGTTAAGTGTTTCAGAATTATAAGACACAGTCGAAATGCGTAATATCCTTCTGTTTTTCCTGAATAAGTGTGAACTTCGCACTGCTAAACGGTTTATTCTTTCAAGTGTGTCGGGAACAGTATGAACATAAAGATCAATAAGCACACTATCGATACCTAATAATTTTTCAGTCTTAGTTTGTTTGGTTACTGGATCGTATAATATTAACCCGCTGGCAGAATCCGGTGAGCTTGAAGTTTCATACACGTTAATAGGGTTTGTATTAATTGCATCAAATCTCCAGGCTGGCGCCCATTTTATTTTAACAACATCACTCGCCGTAAACACTAATGATGTCGGTGAAGCGTAGGCAGTTATCTCAGAAGAATAAATAACTCCGTTTTCAAGTCCTGTAACTATTATACTATCCGTGCTTTTGGGTACGGTAATTTCTTTTACAATTGCCTTGTTTGGTTTTGCAACTTTTATAACGTAATTCATAAAATCAGTATGGGTTTCGTTTGCCGATTTTGTCCATTTAAAACCAATAGAAGTGTTCGAAACGGAGAACGACATTAAATTGGTTATAGGTTGTAATCTCACCCAACCCGGACACCAGTTAACAGCAACCGGATCGCTATCGATACCATTTTGCGACAAAGTAGAAACCTTAGTAACAACTTTAAATGTATAAATAAGATTTTTCTGAAGATTCGTTATCATAACACTATCTTCTCCCTTTGCAGCATTAACGGTTTTTTCAATGTTTCCGTCAGGTTTAATTGCGCTGATTAAATAGCTAGCAAAATCGCCTCTAGCTTCATCTACCGATCTGTTCCAAGTTAAACCGGCTGTTGTAGAATCGACCACGAATCCTGTTAAATTGGTAACCGGTTGAAACTTAACCTTATACTTATTTGCATCTGTTGAATCCTGACATGCGAAGAATACTAATAGCAGACTGGACATAAGAATAAATAAAAATACTTTTTGTTTCATACTACTCTCCTTAATTAAAGGTTATACTTATTTTGTTAATTTTTTTTGTATATAATTTAATAAATTTTCAATAGAAATTCGTTCCTGTAACATTGTATCTCTATCTCTTACTGTAACTGATTGGTCTTGAAGAGTTTGCGAATCGACTGTTATGCAGAATGGTGTTCCAACTTCATCTTGCCGGCGGTAGCGTCTGCCTACAGCGCCCGAATCGTCGTAAAACACACGCATGTGTTGCCGCATTTCGTTCGCGATTTTCTTGGCTATTTCAGGCATTCCGTCCCGGTTTACGAGTGGGAAAATCGCTACTTTTATCGGAGCCAATCTGTTGTGAAGTTTTAACACAACACGCATTTCAGTTTTTCCATCTGCTGTGGGCGCTTCTTCTTCCGCATAAGCATCTACCAAGAATGCCATGAACGAACGGCTGGCACCTGCCGATGTTTCGATGATGTAAGGAGTGAATTTCTCTTTTGATTCGTCATCGAAGTATTTCATATTTTTACCTGAATATTCTTCGTGTCGCGAAAGGTCGTAGTTGGTGCGGTTGTGTATTCCTTCTATTTCGCCCCAGCCAAACGGAAACTGGTATTCAACATCATAAGCATCCTTTGCATAGTGAGCTAATGCGTGAGGCTCGTGTTGATGCCATTGCAGTTTTTCCTTCCGCATTCCTAAGTCGATGAACCATTGCATGCGTTGCTGGCGCCAATATTCGAACCAATCTGTATCGGTGCCGGGCTTTACAAAATATTGCATCTCCATCTGTTCGAACTCGCGTGTTCTGAACAGAAAGTTTTTCGTGTTAATTTCGTTCCGGAATGCTTTTCCAATTTGAGCAATTCCGAATGGAAGTTTTTGCCGTGTAGCATTTTGGACATTCAAGAAGTTTACAAAAATTCCTTGAGCTGTTTCGGGGCGCATAAACACTACGGCGCTGGAATCCTCCATCGGTCCTACAAAAGTTTTAAACATTAAATTGAACTTGCGTGCCTCGGTAAATGAACCTTGGTTTCCGCAATTCGGACATGGAACCATATTTTGGAGAATGTTAGAGACAACATCGCCGATTACTCTGTTTTTAAACTCTTCAATTACTTTTTCGTCTTCTAATCGCCCCTCAAAAGTTGCAGGGTCAAGACTACGTAAAATTTCTTTTTTCTTTTTTATTGATAATTCATCGATTAAGTTATCAAGCCGGTATCGGGATTTGCAGCTTTTACAATCGACCATCGGATCGGTAAAGTTTTCAACGTGTCCTGATGCTTCCCAAACTCTCGGATGCATCAAAATAGCAGCATCAACGCCTTCAATGTCTTCTCGAAATGTCATTGTTCGCCACCACTCTTCTTTCAGGTTACGAAACATCTCAACACCGAGAGGTCCGAAATCCCAGCAGCCGTTTAAGCCACCGTAAATTTCACTCGATTGAAATACAAAACCTCTTCGTTTTGCGAGCGATACAATTTTTTCCATTGTGTCCGACTTATTAGAAGCGATAAAAACTTCTCCTTTCTTAATTTATTTTTTTGATTTAAAACCTATTGATTGAAGAATCGTTCCTTTATCAATTATATAAAGTGTTGTAATCTTCTCTTTTAAATTTTCGGTGCCCGATACTTTCAGTCCATAATCATCCATCATTTGTTTCAATTCAAGATTTATTAGAAGTGAAAGCGAATCGTTGAGGACGTTAATTCTTTTTTCTATTCGTACGAAATCAGCAAAACGAATCTCGTTCCTTTTCATTTGATTTTTTGAAATATGGAACTTCGATAAAACTTTATCAACAGCACTATCGACGTCGGTTGATGAGTATTTCAGCGACTCGATTTGATAATACTTGAAATTTTGCTTGATATCGATGTTCTCATTCAACAGAAAGTTAAAAAAAACAACTAAAGACAATAAAATCACTACAAATATACGAATGATGATACCATTTTCCAAGTGTTATTTGCCTTTGAATTGAGGTTTACGTTTTTCTAAAAATGCATTCGTCCCTTCTTTGAAATCTTCAGTTTTGAAACAATCGCTGAAAAGTTGAGTTTCTAATTTCAATCCGTTAGCAAGAGGTAATTCTAAATTCGAATTCAGGGCTTGGATGGCATACGTTATTGCTGGAGGAGCTTTCGTAAGAATTATTTTTGCCATTTCTTCTGCTGCATTTTTTAAATTGGCGAACGGGACCACCTTGTTGACTAAGCCAATTCTGTGTGCTTCGTTTGCATCAATAGTGTTGCCGGTCAGTGTCATTTCCATAGCTTTGCCGATACCGACGATTCGGGCAAGCCGTTGTGTTCCGCCGTGTCCCGGAATTAAACCAAGGTTTACTTCGGGCTGTCCGAATTTTGCATTCTCCGAAGCGATGCGGATATGGCAAGCCATTGCAAACTCGCAACCGCTGCCTAGTGCAAATCCATTTACTGCGACAATTACCGGTTTTGGAAAATTTTGTATTCGACTCAGGAAAGTATTCCCGACTTCGGAATAGTTTTTTGCTTGTTCGGGAGAATATCCGGCAAGCGCGCTAATATCTGACCCGGCAACAAATGCTTTCTCGCCGGCACCGGTGAGAATAATTACACCGATATTTTCTTCGCTTTCGAATGAGTCGAAAGCTGTTTTAAGTTCAGCAATTACTTCCAAATTAATCGCATTCAACTTATCAGGACGATTAATTGTTACAAAAGCTATTCTGTCTCGGATTTCAACAATTATAGTTTTAAATTCCATTTTTTTTTCCTTTTGGTTTCACTTTTTTCTACCTACTACCTACTACTTACTACCAGACTCTACCATGCAACTTCAACCCTGCTTTGGTCGCCAATCATAAAACGGTGAACGTGTGGTTTACTATTAGCTTCTACTATTTCGACATCGTTACCGAGCAAACTACCTTCGATACGGATTTTTACAGAAATTATTTTGCAATCGCGCAGCACTATGCTGTACTCAACTTCGCTATTTCTAACAACCGTTCTATCTCCAATAGATGTGAAAGGACCTATGTAACTGTTTTCGATGATGCAATCTCTTCCAATAATTGCCGGACCGCGGACGACGCTGTTTATTACTTTAGCACCTTTTTCAAGTACAACTTTTCCCGCAACCACCGATTGAGAATCAACTTCGCCATCGAGGCGTAGCTCCTGATTATCGAGAATCAGACGGTTTGCTTCGAGTAGATCGGCCGGTTTTCCGGTATCTTTCCACCAACCTGTAATTTCGCTGTAACCGACTTTGTATTTGTGGTCAATCAGCCATTGGTGCGCATCCGAAATTTCAAGTTCGCCACGTCCGCTCGGTTTTATATTATCGCATGCTTTGAATATGTTCGAATCGTAAATATAAATACCAGAAACAGCATAATTGCTTTTTGGTTTCTTTGGTTTTTCTTCAACTCCAACAATCCTACCTCGGCTATTTATGTCAGGAACACCAAAACGCTCGGGGTCTTTCACTTTTGCTAAAGTTAGCCAGCAATTGTATTTGCTGTTTTGAAATTCCTTAATAAATCGTTTCACGCCACCGACAACCATATTGTCGCCCAAGTAAAAAATAAAATCGTCTTTACCAATAAATGGTTCGGAAATTTTTACAACATGAGCTAACCCAAGAGGTGCATCTTGTGGAATGTAAGTAATTTTTATACCCCATCTGCTTCCGTCTCCGATAGCCCTTTGAACTTCGTCGTTGTCGGCGTTTACGACAATTCCAATTTGTTTTATACCTGCTTGAACAACACCTTCAATTGCATAGTGTAAAATCGGTTTGTTTGCAATCGGAATTAAATGTTTGTTTTGCGTATGAGTTATGGGCCGAAGCCGGGTTCCACGACCACCGCTTGCAATTAATGCTTTCACAAAAAATTTCCTTCACTTATTTTTTAAAAATGACTTGAATAAATTTATTAACTCTAAAAAATGTTCGTTTGTAATTGTTCTTTTCTGTCGGGCTAACCGTGCTGTCTCGATGCCCATGCCTATATAATATGTAATCAAATGTGGCGCTATTGCTGCTAAACTCTTTAAATGCAATTCAATTGTTTTGATATCGCCCCTCTCGATTGGTCCTGTTAAAGCGACTAAAGGCGATGTCGTAAATACAT of the Bacteroidota bacterium genome contains:
- a CDS encoding enoyl-CoA hydratase-related protein, producing MEFKTIIVEIRDRIAFVTINRPDKLNAINLEVIAELKTAFDSFESEENIGVIILTGAGEKAFVAGSDISALAGYSPEQAKNYSEVGNTFLSRIQNFPKPVIVAVNGFALGSGCEFAMACHIRIASENAKFGQPEVNLGLIPGHGGTQRLARIVGIGKAMEMTLTGNTIDANEAHRIGLVNKVVPFANLKNAAEEMAKIILTKAPPAITYAIQALNSNLELPLANGLKLETQLFSDCFKTEDFKEGTNAFLEKRKPQFKGK
- a CDS encoding fibronectin type III domain-containing protein, producing the protein MKQKVFLFILMSSLLLVFFACQDSTDANKYKVKFQPVTNLTGFVVDSTTAGLTWNRSVDEARGDFASYLISAIKPDGNIEKTVNAAKGEDSVMITNLQKNLIYTFKVVTKVSTLSQNGIDSDPVAVNWCPGWVRLQPITNLMSFSVSNTSIGFKWTKSANETHTDFMNYVIKVAKPNKAIVKEITVPKSTDSIIVTGLENGVIYSSEITAYASPTSLVFTASDVVKIKWAPAWRFDAINTNPINVYETSSSPDSASGLILYDPVTKQTKTEKLLGIDSVLIDLYVHTVPDTLERINRLAVRSSHLFRKNRRILRISTVSYNSETLNNPQVAPPDTATYSLFEFRVDSLATPTSRIHYFRARGGKDYGRLLIMRNPENGTLLWGTSPSQYLRFQVSYQTVPENIYSKTNK
- a CDS encoding glycine--tRNA ligase, which translates into the protein MASNKSDTMEKIVSLAKRRGFVFQSSEIYGGLNGCWDFGPLGVEMFRNLKEEWWRTMTFREDIEGVDAAILMHPRVWEASGHVENFTDPMVDCKSCKSRYRLDNLIDELSIKKKKEILRSLDPATFEGRLEDEKVIEEFKNRVIGDVVSNILQNMVPCPNCGNQGSFTEARKFNLMFKTFVGPMEDSSAVVFMRPETAQGIFVNFLNVQNATRQKLPFGIAQIGKAFRNEINTKNFLFRTREFEQMEMQYFVKPGTDTDWFEYWRQQRMQWFIDLGMRKEKLQWHQHEPHALAHYAKDAYDVEYQFPFGWGEIEGIHNRTNYDLSRHEEYSGKNMKYFDDESKEKFTPYIIETSAGASRSFMAFLVDAYAEEEAPTADGKTEMRVVLKLHNRLAPIKVAIFPLVNRDGMPEIAKKIANEMRQHMRVFYDDSGAVGRRYRRQDEVGTPFCITVDSQTLQDQSVTVRDRDTMLQERISIENLLNYIQKKLTK
- a CDS encoding glucose-1-phosphate thymidylyltransferase, with the protein product MKALIASGGRGTRLRPITHTQNKHLIPIANKPILHYAIEGVVQAGIKQIGIVVNADNDEVQRAIGDGSRWGIKITYIPQDAPLGLAHVVKISEPFIGKDDFIFYLGDNMVVGGVKRFIKEFQNSKYNCWLTLAKVKDPERFGVPDINSRGRIVGVEEKPKKPKSNYAVSGIYIYDSNIFKACDNIKPSGRGELEISDAHQWLIDHKYKVGYSEITGWWKDTGKPADLLEANRLILDNQELRLDGEVDSQSVVAGKVVLEKGAKVINSVVRGPAIIGRDCIIENSYIGPFTSIGDRTVVRNSEVEYSIVLRDCKIISVKIRIEGSLLGNDVEIVEANSKPHVHRFMIGDQSRVEVAW